One Drosophila kikkawai strain 14028-0561.14 chromosome 3L, DkikHiC1v2, whole genome shotgun sequence genomic window carries:
- the LOC108074988 gene encoding peritrophin-44 — MTTGVLLLFGLAMISLSSATFDPSVICSLVVSGTKMNDPRACNAWIQCIDGQPVSGTCDAGLFYDRESEECLSSDSVKCLSSDPCAAVSNGFTEDPYSCNGYYYCQNGKGTHGVCNQGMNFNPGTEDCIRNFPCPKKMDPDSYCNILPDGVFIKDTTNCNGWQMCWDSQVINGTCPGTFYFSASTAKCDYPEDVECAATPVPDIASEGVCPDAGVFISDNKTCNGYYYCRAMESGEIALEHGECSNERFFVATDGGACVPRSKVKCEYDRCAGLGNSTIQLANESDDGCRGYAICQDGVTIGQGTCPQDEYFDELTQRCTAEAVSFPACEISEATTIEQRTAVSDDSTTTRSVS, encoded by the exons ATGA CTACTGGGGTTCTGTTGCTTTTTGGCCTAGCCATGATTTCCCTAAGCTCCGCCACCTTTGACCCCTCTGTAATCTGCTCTCTGGTGGTCAGTGGAACCAAGATGAACGATCCGCGAGCCTGCAATGCTTGGATTCAGTGCATCGATGGACAGCCGGTGAGTGGGACCTGCGACGCTGGACTCTTTTATGACAGGGAAAGCGAGGAGTGCCTCAGCTCCGATAGCGTCAAGTGTCTGTCCAGCGATCCCTGTGCAGCGGTGTCCAACGGTTTCACGGAAGATCCTTACTCCTGCAATGGCTATTACTACTGCCAAAACGGAAAGGGAACGCACGGTGTCTGCAACCAGGGAATGAACTTCAATCCGGGAACGGAGGACTGCATTAGAAATTTCCCATGTCCCAAGAAGATGGATCCGGACAGCTACTGCAACATTCTGCCGGACGGCGTTTTCATCAAGGACACCACAAACTGCAATGGCTGGCAGATGTGCTGGGACTCGCAGGTGATAAATGGCACCTGCCCGGGCACTTTCTACTTCAGTGCCTCGACGGCCAAGTGCGATTATCCAGAGGATGTGGAGTGCGCCGCCACCCCAGTGCCGGATATTGCCTCAGAGGGAGTATGTCCCGATGCGGGAGTTTTTATTTCCGATAACAAAACCTGCAATGGTTACTATTACTGCCGGGCAATGGAAAGTGGAGAGATAGCCTTGGAGCATGGAGAGTGCTCTAACGAAAGGTTTTTTGTGGCCACCGATGGCGGAGCCTGTGTGCCCCGCTCCAAGGTGAAGTGTGAATACGATCGATGTGCCGGCCTAGGCAACAGCACCATTCAACTGGCCAACGAGTCGGATGACGGATGCCGCGGGTATGCTATCTGCCAGGACGGCGTCACGATTGGACAGGGCACCTGTCCGCAGGATGAGTACTTCGACGAGCTGACACAGCGCTGCACAGCGGAGGCCGTATCTTTTCCCGCCTGCGAAATTTCGGAGGCGACGACCATCGAGCAGCGGACGGCGGTGAGTGATGATAGCACCACCACCCGCTCGGTCTCGTGA